TACACCGCCACTTGCGTTTAATAATACAATTTTTTTATTTCCAATAAGACCTACTGGGCCTTCTGGCGTATATTTAAATGTTTTGCCCGCGCGGTTTAAGTAATCAATATACGTGTGTAGTACTGCTGGGATGGTTAAATTCCATAAAGGGAACCCAAATACGACTTTATCAGCTGCAAGGAATGGATCTAAATATTTGTCAGCAACAGCTACAGCTTTTGCTTCTTCTACTGTTAAATCTAATCCTCTACTAGACTTAAATGTACCGTTAATCATATCTGCTCCTACGTAAGGCAATTCCTCGTTGTATAAATCCAACTCAACCACTGTATCATTTGGATGTGATTCTTTATAGCTCGCTAAAAATGTCTCATATAATCTAACACTAACCGCTTGATCTGCTGGGCGGTTGTTTGCTTTTACAAATAAAACTGTTGTCATTCTTTGTTCCTCCTGATGTTCACTCTTTAGTTGTTTATAATATTTTGTTGAAACTATACTCCATTTCTCCAGCCATAGCTGCAGGAGTATCACCCGTTTCTCTGAAATCATGTGTATAAATTTGTTCAAACGGTCCAAAGCTCACTTGCTTATAAAATTCAAAACAAGGAAATCCGTCATGTGCTCCTTGCATATTGACAGTACCATCTTTTTGGATATGGACTATTAATAGATAGTCAACTGGAGGTGCTAATGCATTTAATGGATTGCTAGCACTTGCACTCATTTGAAACTTGACGTTATCGGAACCCCATACAATATCAGTGCACAAAATACCTTCAGTACTAGCTTTTCCTGTTTTTTTATTAACAGATCCATCTGGAGTTGTGACTCTTTCTGTTGTAATGCCAGTATTTGCATAAGTGAAAATTTCTTGTTTGTTAAAATCTACAACTACTTCTTGTTCAACTCTGGAGCGCATTGCGTTGACAGCATAGGGTGTAAATTCACGTGAGTCACCTTCAAATTCGATTACGTTTCCTGTTTCTATATCCTTCCTAGGATCTGTCCAAGCTATTGGAATAAACACACTAGCTCTAATTTTAACAATATTAGTCATGAGAACCCCCCGTATTTTATTAAATCTGTTTTAGTGAATACTGTTTCTTTCACAATAAAAAAAGTAGTCAACTTGATTGACTACTTTTTGCATAGTACAATGTATTTCGAACAAAGTCAACTAAGTTGACTTTATTTTAGGAGGTTTTATGTATGACTCAGGAAGTATTTAGTGAATTCGATCTGACATCACTTTTATCATTATCCTTTAGCACATCAATTAATGAACTACATGATAGATTGCGTGAATTGGGATTTGGAGATATTAGACCCGTACATGGTTTTATGTTTAAATGTATTACTCCAGACGGAGCAACAGGTATAGAACTCGCCGAATTTTTAGGGATTACTAAGCAAGCTGTAAGTAAAATGGTGGATTATCTTGAGAAAAGTGGTTATGTAATGCGCAAAGATCATCCCACTGACAAGAGAGGAAAAATCATTGTTTTGAGTGAGCGAGGTTGGTTAGTAGTGAAAGCAAAAGAGAACATACTAACTGAGATGGAGCAACGTTGGATTGAAATCATTGGTTCTGAACGACTGCAACTGCTCAAAGATGATTTAACAAAACTTGTATATGAAGCAAATGATGATAAATTACCAACGAAATTAAGACCTGTCTGGTAATCAAACAATAAATCCCCGATGACATGTTATCATCGGGGATTTATTGTTAATATCCTATCCATTTTCCTCGAAACACCAAACAAGTAGCAAATACAATTAACCGATAATCATACCTGCAATAGCGGCGCTTAAACAAGAGGCTAGTGCGCCTGCGATGATTGCTTTTACGCCTAAGCGGGCGATGTCAGGTCTGCGTTTAGGTGACAGTTTGCCAAGTCCTCCAAGTAAAATTCCTAGAGATGAAAAGTTAGCGAAACCACAAAGTGCGAAGCTAATAATCACCACTGATTTTTGAGACAAAGTATCGATAAGTGGTGCGAAATTACTGTATGCCACAAATTCATTAATTATTAATTTTTGACCGATGAAGTTACCTGCAGTCAATGCTTCATCCCACGGCACGCCAATTATAAACGCTAAAGGAGCAAAAACATAGCTCAATATCAGCTCAATGGATAATTGGTCAAAACCAAACCAACCTCCAACAAAACCTAAAATTCCATTAATTAATGCAATTAAGGCGATAAAAGCAAGCAGCATAGCTCCAACGTTCAGAGCAAGTTGAAGTCCAGTTGCTGCACCATTTGCAGCAGCATCGATCACGTTTGATGATTCGTCATCTCTTGCCATTTCAAAACCTTCAACCTCTTCTTGGCTTCCTTCTGTTTCAGGAATCATGATTTTAGACAATACTAACCCAGCTGGAGCAGACATTACACTTGCGGCAAGTAGATATTCTAAAGGAACCCCAAGCAATGAATAACCTACTAACACACTACCCGACACAGAAGCCAAACCACAGACCATCACGGAGAACAATTCAGAAATAGTCAATTTATCAATGAAAGGTTTAATAACGAGAGGAGCTTCTGTTAAACCCACGAAGATATTTGCAGTTGCGGAAAATGTTTCAGCTTTTTTAGTACCAAGTAATTTAGATAGTGCGCCTCCAACATATTTAATCACAAATTGCATAATACCTATGTAATATAAAACTGATATTAAAGCAGAAAAGAAAATAATAATTCCTAGAACATTAAATAAAAAAACATGAGTAATGCCAGATTCAGGTGTGTAAATTCCACCAACTAAGAAGTTAATGCCTTCGTTAGCGTAACCGATCACTGCATTAACCCCATCCGTTACTTTTTGCAGAATAGATCTACCTAAAGGCCATTTTAAAACAATAAAAGCAAAGGCTATTTGAATAGCTAAAGCTACAGCAATTGTACGGAGATTAATTTTTCTTTTGTTGGTCGAAAAAAGGAACGTTATTCCTAGAATACATAATATCCCTATCAAACCCCATAAATAGCTCATCACTACACCTCATTTAATGATTGATTTCTCTATTTATGATAAGCTTTCCAATCATTATCATTTTGATGCAAAAATTTAAAACATGCTGCATCTCTTCCCTCCATTCGCAAGTGAATATAGTCAAAACAAAAATAGCCGGAATACTCCCAATTTAGGAATATACCGGCCGTTTATCGTGTTAATCACTCATTTATTATTCTTTACTGAGCTCCCACAATTGGATGCGGAACATACAGTTCTTCTAGAAATGAAATTTCTTCAGGGTTTAGTTTTACGGATAGAGCATCTACGGAATCTTCGAGCTGAGCGATTTTCGTCGCCCCCACTATAGGAGCAGCTACAGAAACTTTTTGTAATAGCCATGCATACATAGCAGAAGCACCAATATATCTGGCCTTTCCAGACTTCACCACATCATGCATAGCTTCCATCGTTTCTTCAATGGGCGTGTTATAATCCCAGCGATGAATGATGTAGAGATCTACATATTCGGTTCCAAGTCTCTTCAAGCTGTTATCTATTTCACTCATAATCGCTTTTCGAGCACGACCGATAATCTCTTCACTAGACCCACTTGCATAGATATTCGTTGTATGAATGAACTTCGTGAGAGATGTGAAGCAGCCTCTGATTTGGATTTTATAACGGGGTCCGTGATTTAAACGGATTACTTTGAGAGTAACTATGCCTTTTTCTCCATGATGTTAGCTAGTAAAAAGAGCCCCTTTCTTCCAGAGTCGATTTCTGGAATTTCTTATAGAAGAGTTCAAAGACGAAGTAGATATCACAAAGGGTAAAACCGAAGGTTTAAATAAAGATCTAGTCGTACAATTTGTAGCTTCTTCGTACGTGGGTGTAGTTGAATGGTGATTCACGAACGAAAGACCGGTAACCTATCAGTATTAGCAGAACAGCTGGGAGCCTTGTTGGAACGAAATTGTTCAAATAACCCCTCATCCTAATGGATGAAGGGTGACTTGAAAAATAGTATATAGTTTGCGAAATGTTAGCCTATTTTGATCTTCCTTAGAAACCATATTTAGCTTCTTCAGCCTCTCGAATTTTGGCATAAGTCTCAGAGAGTACATAGGTATCTTCCACTAAGCGGTCTATACGGAATAGCACATCATCATTTACTATTTCTTTTCGATAAAAATCCTTCTCTTCTATAAATACATACGTTTGAACAATTTGCGCTTTCATATAGGCCAATATCGGTTTCAATTGCTGCTCAGCTACCAGATAGTGACGTGCAGAACCTGCCGTGACGAGCATACTTACAACCTTGTGTTGAAATGCTTTTTCAGGAGCTAAATCGAATATATTCTTTAGTGTTGCTGGGATGGAAGCTTGAAATATAGGCGTTCCGATTACAATAACATCTGCTTCCATGATCGTTTGAATTACGTACTTGGTGTCCCCTTCGTATTCCAGATAATTGCGACCATCACTGAACTGAACATCATACTCCGCCAGATCTAGAAGTGTAACTTCTGGATCTTGGTATTTTTCATGAAACGAATTTACTGTGTAATTCATGGCAATTCTGGTTTTCGAGCCTATCATTGAGCCTGATAACGCTACGATTTTCATATTTCTGACCTCCTGGAGTTATTTTTTTGCCGTATATTTTTTAATAGCTGGTAGAATTTCAGAACCGATTAAATCTATATTTTTCATTAAATTTTCAAAAGGTACACCACCAAAATCCATTTGCGCGATATATCGTTGATGGCCGAAGAGTTCATGTTGATATAGAATTTTTTCAATGATTTCCTGTGGGCTGCCAATATTCATAACATCGCGCGGATCGGCTCCTTGAGCAAACGCCTGTTTAGGAAAACCACGTCCATTGGTTAATTTCATTCCTTCGTTTATATATGGATAATAGGTTCTTTGTGCCTTCTGTGTCGTTTCATCCGCGTAAAAGAATCCAGCAGTCGCTACAGGCAGCTTCGATGGATCGAATCCGTTCTGACTTGCAGCTTCTCGATAAGCATCAATGGATCTTTTAAACAAGACTGCGGGACCCCCTAAATGGGCCAAAAACATAGGTACACCTGCAACGCCTGCTTTGATCGCACTGGCGGAAGTCCCCCCTACAGCTCTCCATATCGGTAAGTTTCCCTCTTCAGGGCGGGGGAGAATTCTTGCATTTTTGAGAGGGTTACGAAATTCTCCCTTCCAATTCATAACTTCGTTTTCATTTATTTTTAATAACAAGTCGAATTTTTCTTCAAATAATTCCTCATAATCGTTAAGATCATAACCCAACAATTCATATAGTCCTACTCTGGAGGCACGCCCAGCTATAATTTCAGCTCGACCATTTGAGATCAAATCAATTGTAGCGAAATCTTCGTACACCCTAACCGGATCAGAGGTACTTATAATCGTAGATGAGCTACCTAATTTCATTTTCTTAGTAGCCTGTGCTATAGCTGACAGCACAACGGTATGCGCCTGAGTAGCAAAATACTCTTGATGACTCTCTCCTACACTAAAAAAATCAATTCCTGCTTGCTCCGCTAATTGAGCCAAGTCAATAATTTCACGTATGCGTTGTTTGGCAGATATTCTGCTCCCAGTTTCAGGGTTCGCAAGATGATCACCTAATGTATAAAGTCCAAATTCTAAGCCGTTGTCTGCATTGATCCGATATTGTTCCATAATTATCCTCTTTTCTTTAAGAAGTTAGAATTCATTTATGATTTGCCCATTAAATATATTTTCGTAAGTGACTATATTAAGTATAGTTAAATGCTTACATAATGTCAAACTAATGATCTTGTTAAGAAAAAACTATTCGAACTCAGCCTCTGTGCTAAGAATCCCTTTTTGTAGAATCGCTCTTTGAAAGCCATATAATAATCTCCATATGGTATATTTAGGATATTAATTTCATTATTAAAGTGATGAACAAATAAAGGAGAGTTATAGTTATGCAGAACCGCCGCTTTATGAACGTATTGCTTATTCTTTTCTTGTTAGCTTCCTATTCGACTCCGATCTTCGCATCGGCTACTGTTTTACCGAATCTATCCGATTCTATCGAGCGTTCTATGATCCAACCATCCGTCACAATTAATGGCAAGAACTATTCCTTTCAAGGTATGCTGCCTACTCTGATAGACGGAAAAACGTTCGTTTCAACCCAGCTTTTTGAGCATCCCGACATTCAAGCTGATATTACGAAGTTTATAGATAACGAATATCCACACGTTTTTTTTTCACATTTTAATGGAGTGCTTTCTATTTATCCGGATAAAAGTGATTATATGTTAATCGATGACAACGTAGATAGCGAGGATCCTTACGTTTGGATCGATTGGAAGAGCCCTTCACCCTATCTCTCCGGCAATGATATCATGGTTCCATTGCGCGCTATTGCCGAACGAATTGGGATCTCCGTTGGTTGGGATGTAGCAACTAGAACAGCAATCATTACTACGGATGATGACTTTCGTGATGAACTCGAATCTCCTGAGGAGTGGGAAGACTGGCTAGGAATGAAACCTATCGAGATGGATGACACTTCAGGAGAGGAAATAACAGAGGAGGAGTTAAATGAATTTCTTAAATCGAACGGACTTCCTGTTCTGGACTCTCGGATTATTGATAAATATACAGCTGTACTCTTACATATCGAAGAAGAAGATGGCGTAGAATCGCTCACGTTGGAATACGTCGATCGTTTGAAAAACGGAAGTTTGGGCTGGAGTATGGGATTTGGCATGGGGGATAATGGAGACGACGTCCAAGTGAAGCGGAGCGGACAACTCGTTAGTGTCGGTATGTTCGATCAAGGTCTTAAGAAGCAATTCAGTCATTTCGAGGTAAGTTACAAAGTTCATGATAAGAGAGTAACTCACACTTATGATATGGCGGGTAAACAAGGAATGTTTTTTGACATTCCTGAGGAAGTGAAAGGCGGGGAGATAATATTCTTTGGGAAAAACGGTTACACATTCG
This window of the Paenibacillus sp. FSL R10-2734 genome carries:
- a CDS encoding LLM class flavin-dependent oxidoreductase, with product MEQYRINADNGLEFGLYTLGDHLANPETGSRISAKQRIREIIDLAQLAEQAGIDFFSVGESHQEYFATQAHTVVLSAIAQATKKMKLGSSSTIISTSDPVRVYEDFATIDLISNGRAEIIAGRASRVGLYELLGYDLNDYEELFEEKFDLLLKINENEVMNWKGEFRNPLKNARILPRPEEGNLPIWRAVGGTSASAIKAGVAGVPMFLAHLGGPAVLFKRSIDAYREAASQNGFDPSKLPVATAGFFYADETTQKAQRTYYPYINEGMKLTNGRGFPKQAFAQGADPRDVMNIGSPQEIIEKILYQHELFGHQRYIAQMDFGGVPFENLMKNIDLIGSEILPAIKKYTAKK
- a CDS encoding MarR family transcriptional regulator; protein product: MTQEVFSEFDLTSLLSLSFSTSINELHDRLRELGFGDIRPVHGFMFKCITPDGATGIELAEFLGITKQAVSKMVDYLEKSGYVMRKDHPTDKRGKIIVLSERGWLVVKAKENILTEMEQRWIEIIGSERLQLLKDDLTKLVYEANDDKLPTKLRPVW
- a CDS encoding DUF3238 domain-containing protein, which codes for MTNIVKIRASVFIPIAWTDPRKDIETGNVIEFEGDSREFTPYAVNAMRSRVEQEVVVDFNKQEIFTYANTGITTERVTTPDGSVNKKTGKASTEGILCTDIVWGSDNVKFQMSASASNPLNALAPPVDYLLIVHIQKDGTVNMQGAHDGFPCFEFYKQVSFGPFEQIYTHDFRETGDTPAAMAGEMEYSFNKIL
- a CDS encoding NupC/NupG family nucleoside CNT transporter, yielding MSYLWGLIGILCILGITFLFSTNKRKINLRTIAVALAIQIAFAFIVLKWPLGRSILQKVTDGVNAVIGYANEGINFLVGGIYTPESGITHVFLFNVLGIIIFFSALISVLYYIGIMQFVIKYVGGALSKLLGTKKAETFSATANIFVGLTEAPLVIKPFIDKLTISELFSVMVCGLASVSGSVLVGYSLLGVPLEYLLAASVMSAPAGLVLSKIMIPETEGSQEEVEGFEMARDDESSNVIDAAANGAATGLQLALNVGAMLLAFIALIALINGILGFVGGWFGFDQLSIELILSYVFAPLAFIIGVPWDEALTAGNFIGQKLIINEFVAYSNFAPLIDTLSQKSVVIISFALCGFANFSSLGILLGGLGKLSPKRRPDIARLGVKAIIAGALASCLSAAIAGMIIG
- a CDS encoding stalk domain-containing protein, translated to MQNRRFMNVLLILFLLASYSTPIFASATVLPNLSDSIERSMIQPSVTINGKNYSFQGMLPTLIDGKTFVSTQLFEHPDIQADITKFIDNEYPHVFFSHFNGVLSIYPDKSDYMLIDDNVDSEDPYVWIDWKSPSPYLSGNDIMVPLRAIAERIGISVGWDVATRTAIITTDDDFRDELESPEEWEDWLGMKPIEMDDTSGEEITEEELNEFLKSNGLPVLDSRIIDKYTAVLLHIEEEDGVESLTLEYVDRLKNGSLGWSMGFGMGDNGDDVQVKRSGQLVSVGMFDQGLKKQFSHFEVSYKVHDKRVTHTYDMAGKQGMFFDIPEEVKGGEIIFFGKNGYTFETYFW
- a CDS encoding FMN-dependent NADH-azoreductase produces the protein MTTVLFVKANNRPADQAVSVRLYETFLASYKESHPNDTVVELDLYNEELPYVGADMINGTFKSSRGLDLTVEEAKAVAVADKYLDPFLAADKVVFGFPLWNLTIPAVLHTYIDYLNRAGKTFKYTPEGPVGLIGNKKIVLLNASGGVYSEGPKADVEMAVKYVTSMMNFFGVKDMETIVIEGHSQFPDKAEEIIAEGLERAVTVSSLL
- a CDS encoding NADPH-dependent FMN reductase, which gives rise to MKIVALSGSMIGSKTRIAMNYTVNSFHEKYQDPEVTLLDLAEYDVQFSDGRNYLEYEGDTKYVIQTIMEADVIVIGTPIFQASIPATLKNIFDLAPEKAFQHKVVSMLVTAGSARHYLVAEQQLKPILAYMKAQIVQTYVFIEEKDFYRKEIVNDDVLFRIDRLVEDTYVLSETYAKIREAEEAKYGF